The Ochotona princeps isolate mOchPri1 chromosome 26, mOchPri1.hap1, whole genome shotgun sequence genome contains a region encoding:
- the PLEKHG3 gene encoding pleckstrin homology domain-containing family G member 3 isoform X9, with protein MPVSASLHQDRSQQRPVSLSSTSTASSGSSRDSRGAMEEPNGTEAPAENGAGSPCGRQAPNSNNNSSSWLAGKGPRSPFGGRASSAGPAHHKLSYLGRVVREIVETERMYVQDLRSIVEDYLLEIIDTPGLLKPEQVSALFGNIESIYALNSQLLRDLDSCNSDPVAVASCFVERSQEFDIYTQYCNNYPNSVAALTECMRDKQQAKFFRERQALLQHSLPLGSYLLKPVQRILKYHLLLQEIAKHFDDEEDGFEVVEDAIDTMTCVAWYINDMKRRHEHAVRLQEIQSLLINWKGPDLTTYGELVLEGTFRVHRVRNERTFFLFDKTLLITKKRGDHFVYKGHIPCSSLMLIESTRDSLCFTVTHYKHSKQQYSIQAKTVEEKRNWTHHIKRLILENHHATIPQKAKEAILEMDSYYPNRYRYSPERLKKAWSSQDEVSTHPVRQGRRQSEPGHPVCVPAALASGQRGFGLPGLHGRRKSEPTKHLLRQLNEKARAAGMKGKGRRESEDHKNCRRPSSQSPSSAEKRMSFESTSSLPEGEPSDPEPGAEPEEEVFTTTVGPGPEEMPPEAEAPESLEMQLDAHEGPPQLDPTVDTEEFPMAESPEELKALSSEEEEEEEEEEMGPVQEPESLLPPSVLDQASVIAERFASSFSRRSSLALEDGKSSGLGTPPRLASRSSSMLSLEGSEKGLARRGSSTTDSSQGSQPLPDVDGSMAVAMDGGPSVNVNGTEPTNHVCPTEPDRASCKKKESLLSTRDRLVLDKIKNYYENAEHHDAGFSVRRRESLSYIPKGLVRNSVSRFNSLPRPDLEPLVAPAGCRRQAGSRPASWALFDLPGPGQAGAGEPAPITEAEFRPSSEMVKMWEMMEEDKEAPEGGPREGRGPRQANGLDLQEPLFILEEHELGAITEESATASPESASPTERPSAAHLARELKELVKELSGSAPGELVTPLHPRIMQLSHVMDSHMSQRVKNKVYQLARQYSLRIKNKSARPPLPWERGSPVTALEDGKCLQETAGEPPGGKGRRKPPLSLLSPEQLSIAEHRDPKASPAGDVSPRQLSFSPSAVSPRTTSPGVRPSTRSPLSPFDTETFHWPDVRQLCSKYASHDEAVQGQGSRARGPPVNRSRSVPENMLEPPLSGRVGRCCSLSTEPPENEALYVTADVTLDNHQRVIVMEKGPLPSPTAGLEEEGGEDGGQGTETTQYPLKEERPRDLADASQRGRVRNLRHKFQALNSIG; from the exons ATGCCCgtctctgcctccctccaccaAGACCGCAGCCAGCAGCGCCCCGTGAGCCTGAGCTCAACCTCGACCGCGTCGTCAGGCTCATCCCGTGACAGCCGTGGTGCCATGGAGGAGCCCAATGGAACTGAGGCCCCTGCCGAGAATGGAGCAGGCTCCCCATGTGGCCGGCAGGCccccaacagcaacaacaactcaagcagctggctggctgggaAGGGGCCCCGCTCCCCATTTGGTGGTCGCGCCTCCTCGGCAGGGCCGGCCCACCACAAGCTCAGCTACCTGGGCCGGGTGGTGCGGGAGATCGTGGAGACAGAGCGCATGTATGTGCAGGACCTGCGTAGCATCGTGGAG GACTACCTCTTGGAGATCATCGACACGCCAGGGCTGCTGAAGCCCGAACAGGTCAGCGCCCTCTTTGGCAACATCGAAAGCATCTATGCACTGAACAG CCAGCTCCTCAGAGACCTGGATAGCTGTAACAGTGACCCTGTGGCCGTGGCCAGCTGCTTTGTGGAAAGG AGCCAAGAGTTTGATATCTACACCCAGTATTGCAACAACTACCCCAA CTCGGTGGCTGCCCTGACGGAGTGCATGCGGGACAAGCAGCAGGCCAAGTTCTTCCGGGAGCGACAGGCCCTGTTGCAGCACTCGCTGCCCTTGGGCTCCTACCTACTGAAGCCAGTGCAGCGCATTCTCAAgtaccacctgctgctccag GAGATCGCCAAACACTTTGACGACGAGGAGGATGGCTTCGAGGTGGTGGAGGATGCCATCGACACCATGACCTGTGTGGCCTGGTACATCAACGACATGAAGAGGAGGCATGAGCATGCTGTCCGCTTACAG GAGATCCAGTCACTGCTTATCAACTGGAAGGGGCCGGACCTGACCACATACGGAGAGCTGGTCCTGGAGGGCACATTCCGCGTGCACCGCGTGCGCAATGAGAGGACTTTCTTCCTGTTTGACAAGACGCTGCTCATCACCAAGAAGCGGGGTGACCACTTTGTCTACAAGGGTCACATCCCA TGCTCCTCGCTGATGCTCATCGAGAGCACCAGAGACTCCCTGTGCTTCACCGTCACCCACTACAAGCACAGCAAGCAGCAGTACAGCATCCAG GCCAAGACAGTGGAGGAGAAGCGGAACTGGACCCACCACATCAAGAGGCTCATCCTGGAGAATCACCATGCCACCATTCCTCAGAAG GCCAAGGAAGCCATCTTGGAAATGGACTCCTACT ATCCCAATCGGTACCGTTACAGCCCAGAGCGGCTGAAGAAGGCTTGGTCGTCCCAGGATGAGGTCTCCACCCACCCTGTGCGCCAGGGGCGCCGGCAGTCTG AGCCTGGTCATCCCGTGTGCGTCCCggctgcacttgccagtgggcagCGAGGCTTCGGGCTGCCAGGCCTTCACGGCCGTAGAAAGTCGG AGCCCACCAAACACCTGCTGAGGCAGTTGAATGAGAAAG ccagagcagcaggaatGAAG GGCAAGGGGCGCAGGGAGTCTGAAGATCATAAGAACTGCAGAAGACCCAGCAGCCAGTCACCAAGCAGTGCTGAGAAGCGCATGAGCTTTGAGTCCACGTCCTCCCTGCCAGAG GGCGAGCCGTCAGACCCTGAGCCTGGGGCTGAGCCGGAGGAGGAGGTGTTCACAACCACGGTGGGCCCTGGCCCCGAGGAGATGCCACCCGAGGCCGAGGCTCCAGAATCTCTGGAGATGCAGCTTGATGCCCACGAAGGGCCGCCACAGCTGGATCCCACTGTGGACACAGAGGAATTCCCCATGGCCGAGAGCCCTGAAGAGCTGAAGGCCCtgagcagtgaggaggaggaagaagaggaggaggaagaaatgggTCCCGTGCAGGAGCCTGAgagcctcctgcctccctccgtCCTAGACCAGGCCAGTGTCATCGCCGAGCGGTTTGCGAGCAGCTTCTCACGGCGGAGCAGCCTGGCGCTGGAGGACGGCAAGTCCAGCGGCTTGGGGACGCCACCTCGGCTGGCCAGCCGGAGCAGCAGCATGCTCAGCCTGGAGGGTAGTGAGAAGGGCCTAGCCCGGCGGGGCAGCAGCACCACGGACTCCTCCCAGGGCTCTCAGCCCCTGCCTGACGTGGACGGTAGCATGGCCGTGGCCATGGATGGTGGACCATCCGTAAATGTGAACGGGACCGAGCCCACCAACCACGTCTGCCCCACCGAGCCCGACAGGGCTTCCTGCAAGAAGAAAGAGTCGCTGCTGTCCACACGGGACCGGCTGGTGCTGGACAAGATCAAGAACTACTATGAGAACGCTGAACACCATGACGCCGGCTTCAGCGTCCGGCGCCGCGAGAGCCTGTCCTACATCCCCAAGGGCCTGGTGCGCAACTCCGTCTCCAGGTTCAACAGCCTTCCGCGGCCAGACCTGGAGCCGTTGGTGGCACCGGCGGGCTGCAGGCGCCAGGCAGGCTCTCGGCCGGCCTCGTGGGCCCTGTTTGATCtcccaggaccaggccaggcggGTGCAGGCGAGCCAGCTCCCATCACAGAGGCCGAGTTCCGTCCGTCTTCAGAAATGGTGAAGATGTGGGAGATGATGGAGGAGGATAAGGAGGCTCCCGAGGGAGGCCCGAGGGAGGGACGGGGCCCGCGCCAGGCCAATGGCTTGGACCTGCAGGAGCCGCTCTTCATCCTGGAGGAGCACGAGTTGGGGGCCATCACGGAGGAGTCAGCCACAGCCTCGCCCGAGAGCGCCTCCCCAACCGAGCGACCCAGCGCGGCCCACCTGGCCCGTGAGCTCAAAGAGctggtgaaggagctgagtgGCAGTGCCCCCGGGGAGCTGGTCACCCCCTTGCACCCCCGCATCATGCAGCTGTCCCATGTGATGGACAGCCACATGAGCCAGCGTGTCAAGAACAAGGTCTACCAGCTGGCACGCCAGTACAGCCTCCGCATCAAGAACAAGTCAGCCAGGCCACCTCTGCCGTGGGAAAGGGGCTCACCGGTCACGGCCCTCGAAGACGGGAAATGCCTGCAGGAGACAGCTGGAGAGCCACCTGGTGGCAAAG GTAGGAGGAAGCCGCCACTGTCACTGCTCAGCCCAGAGCAGCTGAGCATCGCTGAACACAGAGACCCCAAGGCCTCCCCGGCTGGGGATGTGTCGCCACGGCAGCTGTCCTTCAGCCCTTCCGCTGTCAGCCCCAGGACCACCTCGCCAGGCGTCCGGCCCAGCACCCGGAGCCCCCTCAGCCCCTTCGACACAGAGACCTTCCACTGGCCAGACGTCCGGCAACTCTGTTCCAAGTATGCATCCCACGATGAGGCTGTCCAGGGCCAGGGCAGCCGAGCCCGCGGCCCACCTGTCAATCGGAGCCGCTCAGTGCCCGAGAACATGTTGGAGCCCCCACTGTCGGGCAGGGTGGGCCGCTGCTGCAGCCTGAGCACTGAGCCCCCAGAGAATGAGGCCCTGTATGTCACTGCGGATGTCACCCTGGACAACCATCAGCGGGTGATTGTCATGGAGAAggggcccctccccagccccactgcagggctggaggaggagggtggTGAGGATGGTGGGCAGGGCACAGAGACTACACAGTATCCCCTGAAGGAAGAGCGGCCCAGGGACTTGGCCGACGCCAGCCAGCGGGGCCGCGTCAGAAACCTGAGGCACAAGTTCCAGGCCTTGAACTCCATAGGTTGA
- the PLEKHG3 gene encoding pleckstrin homology domain-containing family G member 3 isoform X4 has product MPVSASLHQDRSQQRPVSLSSTSTASSGSSRDSRGAMEEPNGTEAPAENGAGSPCGRQAPNSNNNSSSWLAGKGPRSPFGGRASSAGPAHHKLSYLGRVVREIVETERMYVQDLRSIVEDYLLEIIDTPGLLKPEQVSALFGNIESIYALNSQLLRDLDSCNSDPVAVASCFVERSQEFDIYTQYCNNYPNSVAALTECMRDKQQAKFFRERQALLQHSLPLGSYLLKPVQRILKYHLLLQEIAKHFDDEEDGFEVVEDAIDTMTCVAWYINDMKRRHEHAVRLQEIQSLLINWKGPDLTTYGELVLEGTFRVHRVRNERTFFLFDKTLLITKKRGDHFVYKGHIPCSSLMLIESTRDSLCFTVTHYKHSKQQYSIQAKTVEEKRNWTHHIKRLILENHHATIPQKAKEAILEMDSYYPNRYRYSPERLKKAWSSQDEVSTHPVRQGRRQSEPTKHLLRQLNEKAARAAGMKHAGSAGALLDCGQPPCPRGLQLEEEAEGAAEEEQEEEEEEEEVVEEEEQAFPVSLEDLAGHQEGSEKGAGPEPPGSEEEEEEEESLAVAEQVADFASSLLAALHCWHYRANALLFSRGAMGKGRRESEDHKNCRRPSSQSPSSAEKRMSFESTSSLPEGEPSDPEPGAEPEEEVFTTTVGPGPEEMPPEAEAPESLEMQLDAHEGPPQLDPTVDTEEFPMAESPEELKALSSEEEEEEEEEEMGPVQEPESLLPPSVLDQASVIAERFASSFSRRSSLALEDGKSSGLGTPPRLASRSSSMLSLEGSEKGLARRGSSTTDSSQGSQPLPDVDGSMAVAMDGGPSVNVNGTEPTNHVCPTEPDRASCKKKESLLSTRDRLVLDKIKNYYENAEHHDAGFSVRRRESLSYIPKGLVRNSVSRFNSLPRPDLEPLVAPAGCRRQAGSRPASWALFDLPGPGQAGAGEPAPITEAEFRPSSEMVKMWEMMEEDKEAPEGGPREGRGPRQANGLDLQEPLFILEEHELGAITEESATASPESASPTERPSAAHLARELKELVKELSGSAPGELVTPLHPRIMQLSHVMDSHMSQRVKNKVYQLARQYSLRIKNKSARPPLPWERGSPVTALEDGKCLQETAGEPPGGKGRRKPPLSLLSPEQLSIAEHRDPKASPAGDVSPRQLSFSPSAVSPRTTSPGVRPSTRSPLSPFDTETFHWPDVRQLCSKYASHDEAVQGQGSRARGPPVNRSRSVPENMLEPPLSGRVGRCCSLSTEPPENEALYVTADVTLDNHQRVIVMEKGPLPSPTAGLEEEGGEDGGQGTETTQYPLKEERPRDLADASQRGRVRNLRHKFQALNSIG; this is encoded by the exons ATGCCCgtctctgcctccctccaccaAGACCGCAGCCAGCAGCGCCCCGTGAGCCTGAGCTCAACCTCGACCGCGTCGTCAGGCTCATCCCGTGACAGCCGTGGTGCCATGGAGGAGCCCAATGGAACTGAGGCCCCTGCCGAGAATGGAGCAGGCTCCCCATGTGGCCGGCAGGCccccaacagcaacaacaactcaagcagctggctggctgggaAGGGGCCCCGCTCCCCATTTGGTGGTCGCGCCTCCTCGGCAGGGCCGGCCCACCACAAGCTCAGCTACCTGGGCCGGGTGGTGCGGGAGATCGTGGAGACAGAGCGCATGTATGTGCAGGACCTGCGTAGCATCGTGGAG GACTACCTCTTGGAGATCATCGACACGCCAGGGCTGCTGAAGCCCGAACAGGTCAGCGCCCTCTTTGGCAACATCGAAAGCATCTATGCACTGAACAG CCAGCTCCTCAGAGACCTGGATAGCTGTAACAGTGACCCTGTGGCCGTGGCCAGCTGCTTTGTGGAAAGG AGCCAAGAGTTTGATATCTACACCCAGTATTGCAACAACTACCCCAA CTCGGTGGCTGCCCTGACGGAGTGCATGCGGGACAAGCAGCAGGCCAAGTTCTTCCGGGAGCGACAGGCCCTGTTGCAGCACTCGCTGCCCTTGGGCTCCTACCTACTGAAGCCAGTGCAGCGCATTCTCAAgtaccacctgctgctccag GAGATCGCCAAACACTTTGACGACGAGGAGGATGGCTTCGAGGTGGTGGAGGATGCCATCGACACCATGACCTGTGTGGCCTGGTACATCAACGACATGAAGAGGAGGCATGAGCATGCTGTCCGCTTACAG GAGATCCAGTCACTGCTTATCAACTGGAAGGGGCCGGACCTGACCACATACGGAGAGCTGGTCCTGGAGGGCACATTCCGCGTGCACCGCGTGCGCAATGAGAGGACTTTCTTCCTGTTTGACAAGACGCTGCTCATCACCAAGAAGCGGGGTGACCACTTTGTCTACAAGGGTCACATCCCA TGCTCCTCGCTGATGCTCATCGAGAGCACCAGAGACTCCCTGTGCTTCACCGTCACCCACTACAAGCACAGCAAGCAGCAGTACAGCATCCAG GCCAAGACAGTGGAGGAGAAGCGGAACTGGACCCACCACATCAAGAGGCTCATCCTGGAGAATCACCATGCCACCATTCCTCAGAAG GCCAAGGAAGCCATCTTGGAAATGGACTCCTACT ATCCCAATCGGTACCGTTACAGCCCAGAGCGGCTGAAGAAGGCTTGGTCGTCCCAGGATGAGGTCTCCACCCACCCTGTGCGCCAGGGGCGCCGGCAGTCTG AGCCCACCAAACACCTGCTGAGGCAGTTGAATGAGAAAG cagccagagcagcaggaatGAAG CACGCAGGCAGCGCTGGTGCCCTCCTGGACTGTGGGCAGCCTCCATGCCCCCGGGGCCtacagctggaggaggaggctgaggggGCTGCCgaggaggaacaggaggaagaggaggaggaggaggaggtggtggaggaggaggaacaggccTTTCCGGTCTCTCTGGAGGACCTGGCAGGGCACCAAGAAGGCAGCGAGAAGGGGGCCGGGCCGGAGCCCCCAGgctcggaggaggaggaggaggaggaagagagtctGGCAGTGGCGGAGCAGGTAGCCGACttcgccagctccctgctggccgccctccactgctggCACTATCGGGCCAACGCTTTACTTTTCTCCCGGGGCGCTATG GGCAAGGGGCGCAGGGAGTCTGAAGATCATAAGAACTGCAGAAGACCCAGCAGCCAGTCACCAAGCAGTGCTGAGAAGCGCATGAGCTTTGAGTCCACGTCCTCCCTGCCAGAG GGCGAGCCGTCAGACCCTGAGCCTGGGGCTGAGCCGGAGGAGGAGGTGTTCACAACCACGGTGGGCCCTGGCCCCGAGGAGATGCCACCCGAGGCCGAGGCTCCAGAATCTCTGGAGATGCAGCTTGATGCCCACGAAGGGCCGCCACAGCTGGATCCCACTGTGGACACAGAGGAATTCCCCATGGCCGAGAGCCCTGAAGAGCTGAAGGCCCtgagcagtgaggaggaggaagaagaggaggaggaagaaatgggTCCCGTGCAGGAGCCTGAgagcctcctgcctccctccgtCCTAGACCAGGCCAGTGTCATCGCCGAGCGGTTTGCGAGCAGCTTCTCACGGCGGAGCAGCCTGGCGCTGGAGGACGGCAAGTCCAGCGGCTTGGGGACGCCACCTCGGCTGGCCAGCCGGAGCAGCAGCATGCTCAGCCTGGAGGGTAGTGAGAAGGGCCTAGCCCGGCGGGGCAGCAGCACCACGGACTCCTCCCAGGGCTCTCAGCCCCTGCCTGACGTGGACGGTAGCATGGCCGTGGCCATGGATGGTGGACCATCCGTAAATGTGAACGGGACCGAGCCCACCAACCACGTCTGCCCCACCGAGCCCGACAGGGCTTCCTGCAAGAAGAAAGAGTCGCTGCTGTCCACACGGGACCGGCTGGTGCTGGACAAGATCAAGAACTACTATGAGAACGCTGAACACCATGACGCCGGCTTCAGCGTCCGGCGCCGCGAGAGCCTGTCCTACATCCCCAAGGGCCTGGTGCGCAACTCCGTCTCCAGGTTCAACAGCCTTCCGCGGCCAGACCTGGAGCCGTTGGTGGCACCGGCGGGCTGCAGGCGCCAGGCAGGCTCTCGGCCGGCCTCGTGGGCCCTGTTTGATCtcccaggaccaggccaggcggGTGCAGGCGAGCCAGCTCCCATCACAGAGGCCGAGTTCCGTCCGTCTTCAGAAATGGTGAAGATGTGGGAGATGATGGAGGAGGATAAGGAGGCTCCCGAGGGAGGCCCGAGGGAGGGACGGGGCCCGCGCCAGGCCAATGGCTTGGACCTGCAGGAGCCGCTCTTCATCCTGGAGGAGCACGAGTTGGGGGCCATCACGGAGGAGTCAGCCACAGCCTCGCCCGAGAGCGCCTCCCCAACCGAGCGACCCAGCGCGGCCCACCTGGCCCGTGAGCTCAAAGAGctggtgaaggagctgagtgGCAGTGCCCCCGGGGAGCTGGTCACCCCCTTGCACCCCCGCATCATGCAGCTGTCCCATGTGATGGACAGCCACATGAGCCAGCGTGTCAAGAACAAGGTCTACCAGCTGGCACGCCAGTACAGCCTCCGCATCAAGAACAAGTCAGCCAGGCCACCTCTGCCGTGGGAAAGGGGCTCACCGGTCACGGCCCTCGAAGACGGGAAATGCCTGCAGGAGACAGCTGGAGAGCCACCTGGTGGCAAAG GTAGGAGGAAGCCGCCACTGTCACTGCTCAGCCCAGAGCAGCTGAGCATCGCTGAACACAGAGACCCCAAGGCCTCCCCGGCTGGGGATGTGTCGCCACGGCAGCTGTCCTTCAGCCCTTCCGCTGTCAGCCCCAGGACCACCTCGCCAGGCGTCCGGCCCAGCACCCGGAGCCCCCTCAGCCCCTTCGACACAGAGACCTTCCACTGGCCAGACGTCCGGCAACTCTGTTCCAAGTATGCATCCCACGATGAGGCTGTCCAGGGCCAGGGCAGCCGAGCCCGCGGCCCACCTGTCAATCGGAGCCGCTCAGTGCCCGAGAACATGTTGGAGCCCCCACTGTCGGGCAGGGTGGGCCGCTGCTGCAGCCTGAGCACTGAGCCCCCAGAGAATGAGGCCCTGTATGTCACTGCGGATGTCACCCTGGACAACCATCAGCGGGTGATTGTCATGGAGAAggggcccctccccagccccactgcagggctggaggaggagggtggTGAGGATGGTGGGCAGGGCACAGAGACTACACAGTATCCCCTGAAGGAAGAGCGGCCCAGGGACTTGGCCGACGCCAGCCAGCGGGGCCGCGTCAGAAACCTGAGGCACAAGTTCCAGGCCTTGAACTCCATAGGTTGA